From the Rhodanobacter soli genome, one window contains:
- a CDS encoding DEAD/DEAH box helicase, with product MPLQDFHPAVANWFRAAFPAPTAAQAAAWPSIRAGQHTLVAAPTGSGKTLTAFLAAIDTLVREGVAHGGVLADATTVVYVSPLKALSNDIHINLEAPLEGIRAELEKLGLPDVAIRTAVRTGDTPQVERNLLRKQPPHILVTTPESLYVLLDSASGRSMLSGVRSVIVDEIHAIAGSKRGSHLALSLERLESLCQRRLLRIGLSATQKPIEMVADFLVGAGENAALAPPPASSGMLGGGKALDLDEAKSTPPQPSPASRGGSTATIIDVGHARPRDLAIEVPPVPLEAVMSNDSWELVYDRLAQLVQAHRTTLVFVNTRRMAERAARHLSERLGKEVVAAHHGSLAKELRLDAEQRLKRGELAVLVATASLELGIDIGEVDLVCQLGSPRSIAAFLQRAGRSGHSIDGTPKARLFPATRDDLIECTALLDCVRRGELDALVMPPQPLDVLAQQIVAEVACAEWDEDALYALVCRAYPYRDLARADFDAVVRMLAEGFTTRQGPRAAYIHRDAVNRQLRPRRSARLTALTSGGTIPDTADYKVVLEPQAIIVGTVNEDFAVESMAGDIFQLGNTSYRIQRVERDRLRVEDAHGAPPSIPFWLGEAPGRSDELSFGVSRLREEISALLEPLSPRRPSGSPLAGERGGGEGSGEAMNSHAPSVPSPPTPLPKGEGSKEAALEWLRNTLGLPDPAAQQLVEYLARAKAALGVLPSQRTLVLERFFDESGGTQLVIHTPWGSRINRAWGLALRKRFCRQFNFELQAAATEDAIVLSLSTSHSFPLEEVAHYLHSNTAEHVLVQALLDAPLFPARWRWNAVTALALPRFTGGKKTPPPLQRMKSEDLLAAVFPDQVACLENIVGEREVPDHPLVNQTMHDCLREAMDMDGLLAILRKLEAGEIAIVARDLTAPSPLAAEVLNAAPYAFLDDAPLEERRTQAVQTRRWNDADSADDLGRLDPDAIAAVREEAWPQVRDADEMHEALTLLGFVTADEAAANPGWNERLQALAKAKRATRLGDVWTSAEQLPLWQVLHPAAPMQPPIAAPAEYAAQSWTREDALRELVRHRLGGLGPVTANGLTQSIHADAGEVEQALLRLQSEGYVMQGRFTADASDTEWCERHLLARIHRYTIGRLRREIEPVSRRALMRFLFDWQHVSATTRLSGPDALVATLAQLEGYEAAAGAWESEILPARVEDYSIHWLDELCRAGRIGWARLRTGSGGGGGPVRSTPIVLLPRRGMAVWTSVVACDPQEILLSSRAQAVADALREHGALFFDELLDIAHLLRTELEDALGELVAAGRVSADSFAGLRALLLPAAKRDGARHRRLRRHQFGGIEDAGRWSLARTKSPPPQPSPATEGSPLRASRGGSTGAALAPPPARRGRPGGGEALDPDAIEHIARTLLRRYGVVFWKLLEREAPWLPSWRELLRVYHRLEARGEIRGGRFVEGLVGEQFALPEAIAPLRAIRQRADDGELVCLSGSDPLNLVGTVLIGDKVPALAGSRVLYRDGVPIAALVGGKPAALVELSAADTQLAKHALLRYPPSLPEMPAAAR from the coding sequence ATGCCACTGCAAGATTTCCACCCCGCCGTCGCGAACTGGTTCCGCGCCGCCTTTCCCGCGCCCACCGCGGCGCAGGCCGCCGCGTGGCCGTCGATCCGCGCCGGCCAGCACACCCTGGTCGCCGCGCCGACCGGCTCGGGCAAGACGCTCACCGCCTTCCTCGCCGCGATCGACACGCTGGTGCGCGAGGGCGTCGCGCATGGCGGCGTGCTGGCCGATGCCACCACGGTGGTCTACGTGTCGCCGCTGAAGGCCTTGTCGAACGACATCCACATCAACCTCGAAGCGCCGCTGGAAGGCATCCGCGCCGAGCTCGAAAAGCTCGGCCTGCCCGACGTGGCGATCCGCACCGCCGTGCGCACCGGCGACACCCCGCAGGTCGAACGCAACCTGCTGCGCAAGCAGCCGCCGCACATCCTGGTGACCACGCCGGAGTCGCTGTACGTGCTGCTGGACTCGGCCTCGGGCCGTTCCATGTTGTCCGGCGTGCGCTCGGTGATCGTCGACGAGATCCACGCCATCGCCGGCAGCAAGCGCGGTTCGCATCTGGCGTTGTCGCTGGAGCGGCTGGAGTCGCTGTGCCAGCGGCGCCTGCTGCGGATCGGCTTGTCGGCGACGCAGAAGCCCATCGAGATGGTCGCCGACTTTTTGGTCGGTGCCGGCGAGAACGCCGCTCTTGCTCCTCCCCCTGCTAGCAGTGGGATGTTGGGAGGGGGTAAAGCTCTTGATCTTGATGAAGCAAAGAGCACCCCACCCCAACCCTCCCCTGCGAGCAGGGGAGGGAGCACAGCAACGATCATCGACGTGGGCCACGCCCGCCCGCGCGACCTCGCCATCGAAGTGCCGCCGGTGCCGCTGGAAGCGGTGATGTCGAACGACAGCTGGGAGCTGGTCTACGATCGCCTCGCCCAGCTGGTGCAGGCGCACCGCACCACCCTGGTCTTCGTCAACACGCGGCGCATGGCCGAGCGCGCGGCGCGACATTTGTCCGAGCGGCTGGGCAAGGAAGTCGTGGCAGCGCATCACGGCAGCCTGGCGAAGGAGCTGCGGCTGGATGCGGAGCAGCGGCTCAAGCGCGGCGAGCTGGCGGTGCTGGTGGCGACCGCGTCGCTGGAGCTGGGCATCGACATCGGCGAGGTCGACCTGGTCTGCCAGCTCGGTTCGCCGCGCTCGATCGCCGCCTTCCTGCAGCGCGCGGGCCGCTCCGGCCACAGCATCGACGGCACGCCGAAGGCGCGGCTGTTCCCGGCCACCCGCGACGACCTGATCGAATGCACCGCCCTGCTCGACTGCGTGCGCCGCGGCGAGCTGGACGCGCTGGTGATGCCGCCGCAGCCGCTCGACGTGCTGGCGCAGCAGATCGTCGCCGAAGTCGCCTGCGCCGAGTGGGACGAGGACGCGCTGTACGCGCTGGTGTGCCGCGCGTATCCGTACCGCGATCTCGCGCGCGCCGATTTCGACGCGGTGGTGCGCATGCTGGCCGAAGGCTTCACCACCCGCCAAGGGCCGCGCGCGGCCTACATCCATCGCGACGCGGTGAACCGGCAGCTGCGCCCACGACGCAGCGCACGTCTCACCGCGCTGACCTCCGGCGGCACCATTCCCGACACCGCCGACTACAAGGTGGTGCTGGAACCGCAGGCCATCATCGTGGGCACGGTGAACGAGGACTTCGCGGTCGAGAGCATGGCCGGCGACATCTTCCAGCTCGGCAACACCAGCTACCGTATCCAGCGCGTCGAGCGCGACCGGTTGCGTGTGGAGGACGCGCACGGCGCGCCACCGAGCATTCCGTTCTGGCTGGGCGAGGCGCCGGGGCGCAGCGACGAGTTGTCGTTCGGCGTGTCGCGCCTGCGCGAGGAAATTTCCGCCTTGCTTGAGCCCCTCTCCCCCCGGCGACCGTCAGGGAGTCCCCTTGCGGGTGAGAGGGGTGGGGGTGAGGGTTCGGGCGAAGCCATGAACTCCCACGCTCCGAGCGTACCCTCACCCCCAACCCCTCTCCCGAAGGGAGAGGGGAGCAAAGAGGCCGCGCTCGAATGGCTTCGGAACACCCTCGGCCTCCCCGACCCCGCCGCCCAGCAACTCGTCGAATACCTCGCCCGTGCCAAGGCTGCGCTCGGCGTGCTGCCGAGCCAGCGCACGCTGGTGCTGGAGCGCTTCTTCGACGAGTCCGGCGGCACCCAGCTGGTGATCCATACGCCGTGGGGCAGCCGCATCAACCGCGCGTGGGGACTGGCGCTGCGCAAGCGCTTCTGCCGCCAGTTCAACTTCGAACTGCAGGCGGCGGCGACCGAGGATGCGATCGTGTTGTCGCTGTCGACCAGCCACAGCTTTCCGCTGGAGGAAGTGGCGCACTACCTGCACTCGAACACCGCCGAGCACGTGCTGGTGCAGGCGCTGCTCGATGCGCCGCTGTTCCCCGCGCGCTGGCGCTGGAATGCGGTGACCGCGCTCGCGCTGCCACGCTTCACCGGCGGCAAGAAGACGCCGCCGCCGCTGCAGCGCATGAAGAGCGAGGACCTTCTCGCCGCGGTCTTTCCCGACCAGGTCGCCTGCCTGGAAAACATCGTGGGCGAACGCGAGGTGCCGGATCACCCGCTGGTCAACCAGACCATGCATGATTGCCTGCGCGAGGCGATGGACATGGATGGGTTGCTGGCGATCCTGCGCAAGCTCGAAGCCGGCGAGATCGCCATCGTGGCGCGCGACCTCACCGCACCCAGCCCGCTCGCCGCCGAAGTATTGAACGCTGCCCCGTACGCCTTCCTCGACGACGCGCCGCTGGAGGAGCGCCGCACCCAGGCCGTGCAGACCCGTCGCTGGAACGACGCCGACAGCGCCGACGATCTGGGCCGGCTCGACCCCGACGCGATCGCCGCGGTACGCGAAGAAGCCTGGCCACAGGTACGCGACGCCGACGAGATGCACGAGGCGCTGACCTTGCTGGGTTTCGTCACCGCCGATGAAGCCGCCGCCAACCCCGGCTGGAACGAGCGGCTGCAGGCGCTGGCGAAGGCGAAGCGCGCCACCCGGCTCGGCGACGTGTGGACGTCTGCCGAGCAGCTGCCGCTGTGGCAGGTACTGCATCCCGCCGCCCCGATGCAGCCGCCGATCGCCGCACCCGCCGAATACGCCGCGCAGTCCTGGACGCGCGAGGACGCGCTGCGGGAACTGGTGCGCCATCGCCTCGGCGGGCTCGGCCCGGTCACCGCGAACGGGTTGACGCAATCCATCCACGCCGACGCCGGCGAAGTCGAGCAGGCGCTGCTGCGGCTGCAGTCCGAAGGCTACGTGATGCAGGGCCGCTTCACCGCCGACGCCAGCGACACCGAGTGGTGCGAGCGGCACCTGCTGGCGCGCATCCACCGCTACACCATCGGCCGGCTGCGCCGCGAGATCGAGCCGGTCAGCCGGCGCGCGCTGATGCGCTTCCTGTTCGACTGGCAGCACGTGTCGGCGACGACCCGGCTGAGCGGGCCGGACGCGCTGGTGGCCACGCTGGCGCAGCTGGAAGGCTACGAGGCCGCGGCCGGCGCGTGGGAATCGGAGATTCTGCCAGCGCGCGTCGAGGACTACTCGATCCACTGGCTGGACGAGCTGTGCCGCGCCGGTCGGATCGGCTGGGCGCGCCTGCGCACCGGCAGCGGTGGTGGCGGCGGCCCGGTGCGCAGCACGCCGATCGTGCTGCTGCCACGCCGTGGAATGGCCGTCTGGACGTCTGTTGTAGCGTGCGACCCGCAAGAGATCCTGCTGTCCTCGCGCGCGCAGGCCGTCGCTGACGCGCTGCGCGAACACGGCGCATTGTTCTTCGACGAACTGCTGGATATCGCCCACCTTCTGCGCACTGAACTGGAGGATGCGCTGGGCGAGCTGGTCGCTGCCGGCCGGGTCAGCGCGGACAGCTTCGCCGGCCTGCGCGCGTTGCTGCTGCCCGCAGCGAAGCGCGACGGCGCGCGGCACCGGCGGTTGCGCCGGCACCAGTTCGGCGGCATCGAGGATGCGGGGCGTTGGTCGCTCGCACGTACCAAGAGCCCCCCTCCCCAACCCTCCCCTGCGACCGAAGGAAGTCCTTTGCGGGCAAGCAGGGGAGGGAGTACAGGCGCCGCTCTTGCCCCTCCCCCTGCGCGCAGGGGGAGGCCGGGAGGGGGTGAAGCTCTTGATCCCGACGCGATCGAGCACATCGCCCGCACCCTGCTGCGCCGCTACGGCGTGGTGTTCTGGAAACTGCTGGAGCGCGAAGCGCCGTGGCTGCCGTCGTGGCGCGAACTGCTGCGCGTGTACCACCGGCTGGAGGCGCGCGGCGAAATCCGCGGCGGGCGCTTCGTCGAAGGCCTGGTCGGCGAGCAGTTCGCCCTGCCCGAGGCGATCGCACCGTTGCGCGCGATACGTCAGCGCGCCGACGACGGCGAACTGGTCTGCCTCAGCGGCAGCGACCCGCTGAACCTGGTCGGCACCGTGCTGATCGGCGACAAGGTGCCGGCGCTGGCCGGTTCGCGCGTACTGTACCGCGACGGCGTGCCGATCGCGGCGCTGGTCGGCGGCAAGCCCGCCGCGCTGGTCGAGTTGTCGGCTGCCGACACCCAGCTGGCAAAGCATGCCCTGCTGCGTTATCCGCCCTCGCTGCCGGAAATGCCGGCCGCCGCACGCTGA
- a CDS encoding acyltransferase family protein produces MKRLASLDALRGCTVAAMLLVNDPGDWSHVYAPLEHSAWNGCTPTDLVFPFFLFVVGVSVALAILPRLEQGASPAALTRAAMWRALRILALGVAINVVAAWLLPHAHLRFPGVLQRIALCFAGVALFAVYTKSRTQWLAIAALLLGYWGLLLLGGSLEPWANIASRVDSAVFGRFVYLIDPATGRGHDPEGLLGTLPSLASTLLGLRAGCWLRREKFRALLLAGIACLLLGALWSLWLPLNKNLWTPSFVLWTAGWATLALLAFHWLIDRRGWPALGRRFGVNAIAAYAGSELMQILLPALGWQEPIYQHLFAGWMTPWFGPYAPSLAFAAAFVMLWWLIVWAMDRRGVHFKL; encoded by the coding sequence ATGAAGCGCCTCGCCTCCCTCGACGCCCTGCGCGGCTGCACCGTGGCGGCGATGCTGCTGGTCAACGATCCGGGCGACTGGAGCCATGTCTACGCACCCTTGGAACACTCGGCCTGGAACGGCTGCACGCCGACCGACCTGGTCTTTCCGTTCTTCCTGTTCGTGGTCGGCGTGTCGGTGGCGCTGGCGATCCTGCCGCGGCTGGAGCAGGGCGCTTCGCCGGCCGCGTTGACCCGCGCCGCGATGTGGCGTGCCTTGCGCATCCTCGCGCTGGGCGTGGCGATCAATGTTGTGGCGGCGTGGCTGCTGCCGCACGCGCACCTGCGTTTCCCTGGCGTGCTGCAGCGGATCGCGCTGTGCTTCGCCGGGGTGGCGCTGTTCGCGGTCTACACGAAATCGCGCACGCAGTGGCTGGCGATCGCGGCGTTGCTGCTCGGTTACTGGGGATTGCTCCTGCTCGGCGGTTCGCTGGAGCCGTGGGCGAACATCGCCAGCCGTGTCGACAGCGCGGTATTCGGCCGCTTCGTCTACCTGATCGATCCGGCGACCGGTCGCGGTCACGATCCGGAAGGTCTGCTCGGCACGTTGCCGTCATTGGCCAGCACCTTGCTGGGTCTGCGCGCCGGTTGCTGGCTGCGCCGCGAAAAATTCCGGGCGCTGCTGCTGGCCGGCATCGCCTGCCTGCTGCTTGGCGCGTTGTGGTCGCTGTGGCTGCCGTTGAACAAGAACCTGTGGACGCCGTCGTTCGTGCTGTGGACGGCCGGCTGGGCCACGCTGGCGCTGCTGGCTTTCCACTGGCTGATCGATCGGCGCGGCTGGCCCGCGCTGGGCCGACGCTTCGGCGTCAACGCGATCGCCGCCTACGCCGGCTCCGAGCTGATGCAGATCCTGCTGCCCGCGCTGGGCTGGCAGGAGCCGATCTACCAGCACCTGTTCGCCGGCTGGATGACGCCGTGGTTCGGGCCATACGCGCCGTCGCTGGCGTTCGCCGCAGCCTTCGTGATGCTGTGGTGGTTGATCGTGTGGGCGATGGATCGGCGCGGCGTCCATTTCAAGCTCTAG